The sequence below is a genomic window from Felis catus isolate Fca126 chromosome A2, F.catus_Fca126_mat1.0, whole genome shotgun sequence.
GGCGGTGGGGCACGGGCTACGGAATGACATCAGGCTCTATGTGCGTTCGGGCAAGTCCAACGAGAAGGGGGGGAAACGCAAATGGGGCTTCGGAGGCCGGCTCAGGCAACGTCTCCGCCGGGGCGGCCCGGCGAGCGGCAGGGCGCGTGGGAAGCCTCTGCCACATGCTCCGGCCCCCGACTCCGAGGCATTGACCTATGAGGTTGAGGAAAGGCCCTCGCTCCTGGGCTGCGGACCAGAGGGTACAGGATGGCCCCGGCCCAGTCGCTGTGAGCAGCGGGGCCGGCCCTCCGCTGCCTGTGTGTTCTGCCTCTCCCTTTGATGAGGTCACAAACCAAACAGTCTCCCGCCTCCCCGGGGAGGAGGGCACCCGCCTGCCGGGCTGTTTCCGAGGGCTCCGGGGAGGCGGTGGGGGCCGGAGGCCAGGGTGCGGGCGTGCGCACGCGCCCGCACGGGGCTTCTGTGCCAACAAAAGAACGGGAGCGGGTGAGGAGAGCACGGGGCCCAGGTCCCCGGCCTCTTGGAGGGACCGTGGCACCACAAGCCGGCCGCGGCCCATCCCACGCCAGGGCCGGCCTCTGCAGAGTGGGCGGAAAACGCGCGCTCTCCCGGAACGGAAAGACAGCTCTTAGGTTCATTCACACACGGACTGTTTGTGCGGCACCCGGGGTGTGCATGGGGAGGAAAGCCAGCACGAGGCATCGGAGGGGACTCCTCAACTTCGGGCGACCCCCTGCAGCTCGGGAAGCGTGCCCCTGGGTCTAAGGGTGCCGGGCCATCTGCGAGTCAATGCCACCCCGAGTGTGGCTGGTGAGGACTGTGGCAAGGACTGTCCCGAGCCACGGAGGATGACCCAGGGGACCCGGTCACGTGCAGGAGGGGTTCCGCGTCCCAGGATCCACACAGTTCGGGGTCCTCTCCTGTCCCTGCAGCTAAACCGCTGCTGAAGATCCACGGTGCACACTTCTTGCCCTCAAGTTCTAACTCGGGagctctggggaggggaaggagcagaatcCAGACACTTTATCctaaggcagggagaggcaggggagggctgTGGAGGACTACCTCGTGGGGCCCACCCCTCAGGCCCTGGTGACTCCGGGGAGTATCTGAACCAGCAGCAAGGACGCCCCCCGAGCCCCCCGAAGCTGGTCAGATGGCAGGGGGCCTCTACAACCCAAGAGAAGCTGAACGTGCATCTGAACGGGGCCTCCAGGTGGCCAAGTAGCCAGGGGCCCCCTCACACTTCCCCAGCTCCAGATGCCACCGAGCGTCCTGCCGGTCAGACCACGCAGGTCTGACCTGACTCTCGCACGAGACCAAGCGGGGGAAGCACCCACaagacagaaggaaacacagcCCCAGGGGTCTCCAGACCAGCTGGCTCAATTCGACCAAGCTGAGCGCCTCCGGGGCCACAGCCTCGCTAACCCCAGCCCCACAGACCACCGAGGCCAACCCCCCCCCCGTTCCCGGTATCACGGTATAGAGCCTGGTGCCCCCACTCAGGAGCCCGGGGGAGGCAAGGACAAAAAGACCAGGCAGGCAGGGACAGAGTGGAAGTCACAGGGAGATCCCTGGGTCAGGGccacagagggaggcaggaagccgGCACGACAGACTCTCTGGGTCTGTTAGACAGACAAGGGGTGGGAAGAAGGCACCCCGCAGACTCCCCAGAGCCAGCCCAAGGCTACCAACACCAAGGCCGGGAAAGGCCCGGAGCCGCTGGGCACTGCATCAGGCCTGAGTTGGCCTCCTGCTAACAGTGGAGGGAAACTTTTATCCCCATTCCACAGACCAGCACACTGAGGCCCCAGCTGGGCCCTGTTGGAGTTCACCATCGCTGGCAGAAGCAGAGCCTGGCCTTGGGCTCCTGTCACACGCCCGAGCCCCTGTGCCCCGGGACTCACCTGCAGCCAGGCGGGGGTTGGGGACGTGGGCGATCCTCCTCTTCTCGCCGGGGGCCGAGATGTGGACGGAGGACGACGGCTTCTCGGCCGGCTGCTGGGTGGCCTGGAGCCAGGCGGCGGAGTCCCTCTGGGCCTGCTGGGCCCGCCGGTAGCACACCTCCTGGGCGGTGGGAGGCCGGGCAGGGGGCGCTGGGCCTCTCCTCCCGGGCTCTGCCTGGGTGATGACAAATTCCGGGGGCGGTCTGTATGCTGGGAGCACCCAGAGCAGGCCACACGGGGCAAAAGGCTGACGGTAGGGCCACGGACAGGAAGGCAGGGGCTCCGGGGCCAAGGCCAGGCACGCGGCCCCGGCGCCCTCCTCTGAGTGCTCAGATACCCTGGCAGGAACCAGCCAGCTCCACGCGTTAGCCCTCAAACTCATGTTGCCTCGCTGTCCCAGGGCACCTCGGCTGCCCTGCTCTCTTGGCTCCTGGCCTCGGAATGCCTAGGCCCTGCCCTTGGCCCTGATATAGGCGCGGCGTGGGTGGGACTCATTAGGCCCCTGATTGGATTGGCACGCTAATCCAATCCCACTTGACTCCGTTTTCTCTGGCCTTCAGCTTAGCCAGGGGAAGGGTCTGGTGATAGAATCCACCAGAGCTCCCAGGTGCTTGGCAGAGAGCCCGGTCCTCTGCCCCAGCCTTCCCTATGCCACCGACAGCTGTTTCTCTCTTTGGGGTGGGATCCAGCTCTGCAAGGTCGGGCCACcggtccaagatcacacagcacaGCTCACAGCCAGCAGTCCCCCCCGTGCCCCCCCGTGCCCCGCgccacccacccccccagcacCGAACCGAAGACTGGAGGTGGGCCCCGAGCACGTCTCTGCCACCACATGGGGAGTGCCAGGCACGTGCCTGCCAGAGGAAGCCGTCAGCAGAGGCCGGGGGCCTTCTCTCTCCCACCAGCCTCCCCTCAGGGCCCAGCAGTGGGCTTTACCTCCCTGCCTTGCTTGGAGAGATGAGAAATCCTCCGCTTCTGCCCCGGGAACAGAGTGGTGAGGCCCGAATGCCCCTGGGCTTCGGCCTTCTCTTCCTTGGGAGGCTGAAACACACATTCAACCCTCGATGAGGTTCCTCCCTCAGACCTCACCCCCACACCAGCGTGGCGACTCCTCTACCCTCCCCGCCGCGAATATGTAACTCAGAAAGGACACGGAGAGTGAGGTGGGAAAGCGGGAACACAGTCAAGGGAGGGCCTACCGGGTCTGGAAACACGATGTGGGACTCTCACCCCCAACCGGGAGGCGTGCTCTGCCCactcacagatggggaaaccccAGTGTCGGCCAGTCCTGCACGCGACTCCTGCAGACGCACCCAGCCCGAGTGTGGCCCAGGCCCCGGCCAAGGTGGTCTCGGGCCCCAACCACtgcctcctgctcccctccctcgCCAGCTCACACGGGGCAACTCAGAAATGTGGGAACAGGGGAAAAACTCTGAACAGCAACACCTCAAAGGTCTGTGAACAGAGCAGAGCACTGAAGGGCCAAGCAGGCGGCCGGTCTTGTGACACGCTCAGAAGCTGCAGGTTTCCGAGCAGGGACTGGCCCCTCTGGCTTTGTTCAAAGCAAGCACCCTCTGGTGGCGGGACGTGGGCACACTggagtttggggggtgggggaggagagtgagaggagagggaaggagtggaaaagaggtgggagaggaggaggaggaggagaaaagggggggaagtggggaggggaggaagccagGAGTAGCCTGGGgaaagtggagagagggagacaggcggAGGGGGGATGAGAGGGgcacagggggagggagggaggcagagggaagggaagtggagaaaggggggaaaggagagagagggaagtggggggcaggggaagagagatcgtgggaaggaggggggcaggagaTGAAGGGCGAGGGAGAGGGTAGCTGCCCCCCCCAACTCTGCCCAGTCTCCCTGGTTTCGGGGCCTCGGTGGCCACGGGCCCTGCCTGGGGGACCTGGCGCTCTGTTTCTGGACAAGGTGCAGGGGCAGCAGGACGCCAGCAGGGGCTCCTggacggggagggaggggagcacccCCCCAGCAGGGCCCACCTGCCGGGCCCGCCGGCCTCTGTCCTCTGTCTTGACACTGGTGGATTCGTTGAAGATGCGCAGACACTCCTCCAGGGGGTCGGAGTCAAAGTCGACCTCCTTCTCCAAAGCTGAGTAGTCCACATCCCCGCCGGcccctgaggaggaggaggaggagggggagggggaggtgggggcaggggcgggggcaggacaGGGGGGCTGCGGGGCCTTGAGGCGCTTGCGCGGCCCCTGAGCGGGGGAGCAGCCCAGGCTGCGGTCCGAGTCCGAGTCCGAGTCCGAGTCCGAGTCCGAGTCCGAGCTGGAGctgaggcagggcagggcagggggtgccGCGGGCCCCGGGCCCAGGCCCTCATCCTCACTCTCGTCCCCAAAGAGGTCCGCGTGGCTCAGCGCCCGCTTCTGCAGCTTAGGGGCGTCCCGGGAGGCACCCTCGTCCAGCGAGCGGGCCTTCCGCTCGGCCAGCTTCCCCGGCGGCGTCTTCCCGCCCGTCCTGCTTGGCAGCTGGTGGGCACCCCCGCGGTCGGGCCGGCTGTTCCCTGAGCTGGCCACCGGGGTGGCCGAAGATGGCTTTTTCTTGGTCCCTTCGGGCTGCTTGGCCCTGTGCCGGGGGCTGCCGGCCCGCGCGCCCCGCCGGTCTGCACAGGGTTTCCCGGCAGGCCGCCCCTGCTCTCCGTCTTTACCCCGGTCCTTCCTCCGGACACCGTCCTTGCGGCCAGGGGCGGGCAGGGCCCCGCCTCTCTTCTTCTTGGGTCTCCCCTCCTTGGGGCCGCTGGGGTCCTGCGAGACCCTGGCCGGGGACCCAGGCTTGGCCCCGGGCTCCCCACCGGGACCCTTGGGGGGCTGCCCGAGGTCCTCGACGTCATACTGCACGGCCATCTCCTTGGTCTCGCGCAGGCTGCCCTCCTCGGTCTCCTGGCCCTCCCTGGAGGCTGGCTTCCCGGGGGCCTTGCCCTCGGGGACCGCCTGGGCTCGCGGGGGGCTCGTGGTGACCGGCCCATCACCCGGAGCGGCGGCGTCATCATCCGAGTCTGAGAACCTGGCGTCGCAGCCAGCAAAGGGGTCGCAGGGCTTCTTGAGGGCGGGCGTGTAGGGCTCGCTACCCCGGGAGCCCCGGGGCCGCTTGGGGGCCCGGTCATCTTTGGAGCTGGCCCTGCTGAGCAGCCGGGCTGAGAAGTTGGACAGAGGGTCATACTCCAGGTCCGTGGACGGCTTGGAGTCATCCACCACGTACTTGCCGCTGGGGACGGGGCGGCTGTACCGCTGCGGCTGGCTCACAGCCTTGGGCACGTACTCCAAGGCACCGCCAGCCCCTCCGCCGTGGCCCTGAGCGCGATCCACAGCCAGCGAGTACTTGCCGGCCGCCTCGGCGGCGGTGGCCAGGGGAGTGGGCTGGTAGCCGGCATCGGGGCTTAACAGGCCCGGGCGGCCGCCAGGGTTGTAATCGAAGGACAGCGGGAAGGCGTCCTCGTCCAGGCCCGCGGCGGGACTAGCGGCGGGGCCTCGGGGCGCCACGGCAGGGGCCTCGGCCGAGCGGTGCTCGCGGGCCGTCTCCAGGAGCTCCTGGTACCGCCGCTGCTCCAGCTCTACCTCCGAGCGCACCGCCTCGATGGCCTGGTTGACCAGCTCCAGCTCCAGGATGTCCGAGCGGGGCTCCCCGCCGCTGCCCAGGGCGCCATTCTCCCTCTGCACGGGGGGCTTGGGCAGCTCGGGGTTGTACGGGTCATATCCAAGCCCTGAAACGGGAAGCGGGAGAAAACGGCAGTGAGCGGGCCCCCCAAAGAAGCCGCAGCCACTCGGGCCAACGTCGGGCCACAGCCTCAGCCCGGGCCTCGCCCCCGAGGCCGccggggaagagcagagaagcagaaccaactGGGGGCGGGGCCTCTGGCAAAGCCCTAGGGAGGCCGGCCCGGGCCCCCGGGGGCACGGCCGCTCGTCCACAGACCTCCCGGCACGGGGTGGGGCAGTGGCGACCTCACAGACTGGACAACTAGCTCCAGGAGCTGGCGTGAGAACGGAGTCCCACGGACCTGGCCCACACCGAAGCCACGGCGCGCTGCCTCCTACGGACGGGAGCCGGGAGGGTGTGCGCGGAAGGCTGGCCGGCCGGGCAGGGAGCAGCCACGGCCCTCGCCCACCTCCCCTGGGTCAGGGCCACCCCAGAGGTGTCACCCCTagggctctgtcccacaaactTGCTCCCCGCAGTTACGTCCACGGGGCCGTGCACGCGCCAGGAGACCACGGAGCCACCGAGGGACCCACCGTCAGGGAGCACGGAGCCACGAAGGACACCCACACACGACTGTGAGGGGACAGGAAAGGCAGAATGCTGTCTGTGCTGCGGCCCCACGGAGCAAAGCGGCAAAAAGCACTTACGGTCACGTCGCATTCTGAGAACGCCAAGTAGGGTGGAGAGCAAGCCAGCATCCACCTCAACCCACGAGCCTGGGATCCAGAGTCGGACCCCAGCCAGTTGagacacccaagcgcccccctTACGTCCTTTTAAGGTTTCTATCAGTCTGAACAgtcatgccccaccccccacccctgggaggCTGTGAGACAGATAATCCTGCTTCTGTTCCAGGTTCCAGGGCATGGTCTACGAGACCAGCACGACCAGTGCCACCAACGTCGGCACGAAACCCACCAGAGACTCTCCCTCGTGGACAGAGGTGCGGAAATTCTCCATAAAATGTGACCAAATGAAGCCCACCGTTCCAAGAAAGGGACAATACACCAGATTCAAGTTCGCCGTGTTGACGTattccagaattcagaaactttGTTAGAAATCCCATCTAAAGCGtagaatatgtttaaaaaaacctAGCGTAACGTACAAACTTTTCAAACCGCTAAGCAGTATGCCTGAAAGTAACGTAACAGTGTAGGTCAACTACTCACAAACTTAAAAGACCTTACCGGAGATAATTCTACACTGTCACCGAAGAATGTGTCCGTAGATCCGATGCCCTGTGGTTGACCGTGTGGCAGCGACTCTCCCCTGGAACCTCCAGAAAGGACCCGCCCTGCCCACACCTGGATGTAGCCCGGTGAGACCCATTTTGCACCTCTGACCTCTTCGGGTAAGGAAATCTTGTGTTGTTTTCAGGCCCCGGGTGGTGGTGCCGGCCACCGTGGCCCCAGGAAAGTGGCCCCAGGAAACtcgagaaaggaaaggaaaccaaacCGTgtggctgcctgcctgcctgccttcaggGGACAGGGAGCTTTGCAGGGGACAGCGCTGGGGCCACCTGGGGCCCGAGGGAGGGAAGAGACTGCGGCCTGTGGCTTGCCTTTTGCCTTGGAGCCCATATCTTAAGTCGTACTCAGGAGAAAGGGAGCGGACAGAAATGCTTCAGGTGCAGACAGGAGGCAAAaccagaggggcgggggggagcggCCACTCCGTGCCCCCCACCTCACGGCTGAACACCAGAGGGTACGGGGGAGGGAGACTGGGGGCAGGGCGCACAGCCGCCCCTGGTAAGAGGTGGAGGGACCACCCAGAGGggggcctccctcccagcccacctTGACCCCCCCAACCAGTCCAGAGGCACCAATGGGAGACCCGCCCCAGCCTAACGACCCCTGAGTGAACAGAGGGAAGGCAgtgccctgccctctcctccccgcaGAAGTCCTGGCTGCCAGCAAAGCGGAAGCGCCCAGACCAGCCACAGGCTGGGGGGCACTTACTGGGCACGTCCACCAGGGGCTTGGAGGGGCCGGACTGGCGGGTCTCAAAGGGGCCTCCGGCCCGGCCCACCTcactccccaccctgccctcctttGGCTAAGAGTCCTTCCCctggtgggggagatgggagtTAGGGTCCACGTAGCGgcaatgcccctcccccaggggccgGTCAGGGAGGCaccgatggggggggggggtctttccctccccctccccgaggAAAAGGGCTACTAACAATGCagggcagccaggagccccttaGCCAGGTTCCAAGTAATGAAGCCACTTCACATTTTGAAAGGAAGGGTTTCCccccaagggagggagagaggaggccccaCAAAGAGCCTGAGGCCACCTTAGCTCTGGGGGACCggaggcagagaggccaggaGGGAGGCCGTCTCGTTTTCCACCTTGGAGCCCATACCGGCATTGTAAGGGCAGTCACACCGGCTCGCTCCACCCTCTCTAGCCTCCAAGCACCCTGGCCTCTCAACCGGGAAGGGGCGAGTGCACTTGGGGTCCCAGCAGCTCAGACGCTGAAGGGGGTGCAGCCCCCGGCTGAGCCCAGTCCAAGCACCCAGCCCCTCGGTATGAGCCCTGCCAACACAGGGCACTTTCAGTCCCAGCTGGAGGCTGCCTTCACCACCACGAAGCAAAAAGCAACACCCTCAGTGGGCCTAAGAAGGTCAAGGCCAAGAGCCTGCCCCTGTGGGGCTTCTGGTTCCCCACTGGTCCTGTAAGTTTTCATCAACAGCCTGAGGGTCTCTAGACAGGTCTAGAAGCTTTGAGTGCAGCTGCCAGGAGCTCTGTTACAACCTCGTGGCACAGGGAGCCcagagttcagtccctgcaggCAGGCGCCCGCTGAGCCCCAGCCAAGGCTACTTGAGGCTTCGGGGAGGGGAGAGCAAAAGCTACCGGTTCCCCAGGCACGTggcccctgccccgccctgctTCGGAGGGCCGGGTCCCTGGCGGAGCCTGTGGGAACTGGAGGAGCTCCCCAAGAAAATGTTTTGCGAGCCGCGGGGTGCCCTGGGGGCACCGCCCACCCGCCTGCGGGAACACAGCAGAAGGCTCTGGGCAGGTGGCACCTTGTGAGGCCGGCCCTCAGGGCACCGTGGAAGGCGTCTTCCAATGATCAGGGGGTTGATCCGGATGGGAGCCAAGAGCGCTCCCGTGGGGGTTTGCCCCTGGAAAAGCAAGATCAACTGGGCTGATTTTTGGAAAAGGTAAGTCACCAAATGCCTCTTCCCACCCCTGCCGCCAGCCCACACAGGCCAAGTCTTCCCCTGGTGGTGCCTGAGCCTCGGTTCTGTGCCCTCGGAGGCCACGCGTCCACCAGACCTGCCCTGCTGAAGGACAGAGCCGCCCTCCTCTGGCTCTCCCGGCCGTGGAGGCCCGACACCCTCTCTGACCACCAGCCTCTAGGATAGGCTTCCAGCATGGCGGACACCAGGCCTGCTTCCCCATCCCCACAAGGGAAGGCCAGACCCCCGCTTTCCAGGGCTGTGGGTCACTGAGTGCAAAAGCCCACGTGGGGCTGGGTCAAGGCTCGCTATGGAGACCACAAGGGGCTGAGAGAACAGCAGGACAGGGCAGCCGGCCCCAGTCATCCGACCCTTCCCCCTGCCGGGGGACACCCAATTCTGGCCGCACCCGCGCCTCTGCGCCTCACTCCGCTCCGGACAACACCGCGCAGCCTCCCGTCCACAACGCACGCGGACTCGACGAGACGGCCAAGCACGGAGGCCACACTGGGGGAGGCCCGTGAGCCCCACCGGGAACTTCAGGCGTGGACAGAGCCCTCCTTCCACAGATAAGGAGCCGGAGTCTCGGCCAGCCTAGCTGCCAGCCCCGCCCAGCCGGAGAGGTCTGACCCCAAAGCCTGGGTCCTCTCCCCCCTCCGGAAAGGAGAGCCGGCGCCGCCTCCTGAAGGGCTGGCCGTCGCCGCTCCCCTCCTTCTACTCGGCCCCAGGTCCGAGGCCGATAAGCACACAGCGCACAGCGGTCCCACCCCGGCTTTGAGCTCTGATAAGACACGAGCGGGGCTCTCCTCCAACCCCGCTGGCGGTGGGGTGACAGCCGGCTGACCCCACACGGGGGCGGCGGGGACACAGGAGGAGACGGTCCCTACAGCACCAGAGATAAGCAGGATACACTGGCTGCTTGTGTGGAGCCGAAGTGGAGACACTAAACCCACCCACGTTCTGAGGACTCCATAGGGGGCGAGGCCTCGCAGAAAGGGGGGACATCCCCAGAAGACCACGGTGGCAGAAAGGACCCTGGCTGACGGCCAGCCCGGGCTGGCTCGGCTGGAATGCAGGGCAGGCAGCCGACTGGGGCACAGCGGTTCTGAGCGCTCACCACCCCTATGGGGGGCAGGGCAGTCCCCAGGTCCTCAGAGGGGCTGGCTGTCACTACTCCCCTCCAGGCCCAGAGTCTCTGTTCCCGgggccccccacaccccactcctGGACATCCAAGTGCCCCACTGGACAGAGCAGGAGCCTGAAGCCCAGGGAAAAAGTACCTGGCCACTCACTCATTCCGGAGCAGAGGGCAGAGGCCTGTGGCTGCCTGTGGCACCCCGGACACGCAGGAAGAGAACCGTGACAGCCAACAGAAGCAGGTGTTTGAGAGTGCACGTGAGGGACACCTGGGCTGTGCCTGGGGAGCGGGGCCTGGGGTCCACCTCCACCTTGGGCTGATGACACTGGACGGCCCGACCCCTGGACGGCCTCCCCTCACTGCCCTCTGCCCCCTGGAGCCTCCCCTCAGCTCTAAAGCCCCCAGCCCAGAAGCCAGCTCGAGGCCAGGGCCCCAGGCACACCTGGGAATACCGGTCGCTCGGCACTCCGCGCCCTCCCCAGGGCCTGATCCTGGGAGGACCAGGACAGCAGTACCCACGTGGAGTCGCGGAGTCTAAATACGACGGGGCTCAACCATGCGGCAAAAACACAGGGAAGCATACAGCACAGGCCAAaaaaacagagaacccagaaatccCTAAAGAGCACAAAAACGCAACAGAACAGCACCCTCGAAGGACTAGGCCGCACTGGCAACAACGGGCCTCCCAGGGGTGCAGCTGACCGTGGCCCGTTCTCTGCGGCGCCCCCTCTGCTCCTGCGGCCAGGCCACCATGGGCATGGAACACTGCGGCCCCCCTTCTGCCCTCACAGCCAGTCCACGGCAGGCGCAGACCGCTTTCAGGGTCCAAACACACGATTTCAGCAGTTCTCTCGCTCTGGCCCTGGGGCATTTCCAACACGCTGGCCAGTGGGTGTTCCTGGGGTCACCTTCCTCCACAACACAGGCTCCTGGGAGGTCCTGGGAGGCCTAGAACGTGGAACAGTGTCCTCTGGATGCTCCAGGTGA
It includes:
- the REXO1 gene encoding LOW QUALITY PROTEIN: RNA exonuclease 1 homolog (The sequence of the model RefSeq protein was modified relative to this genomic sequence to represent the inferred CDS: inserted 1 base in 1 codon), producing MLRSTGFFRAIDCPYWAGAPGGPCRRPYCHFRHRGARGPGALVGGGAAPPAAGLGYDPYNPELPKPPVQRENGALGSGGEPRSDILELELVNQAIEAVRSEVELEQRRYQELLETAREHRSAEAPAVAPRGPAASPAAGLDEDAFPLSFDYNPGGRPGLLSPDAGYQPTPLATAAEAAGKYSLAVDRAQGHGGGAGGALEYVPKAVSQPQRYSRPVPSGKYVVDDSKPSTDLEYDPLSNFSARLLSRASSKDDRAPKRPRGSRGSEPYTPALKKPCDPFAGCDARFSDSDDDAAAPGDGPVTTSPPRAQAVPEGKAPGKPASREGQETEEGSLRETKEMAVQYDVEDLGQPPKGPGGEPGAKPGSPARVSQDPSGPKEGRPKKKRGGALPAPGRKDGVRRKDRGKDGEQGRPAGKPCADRRGARAGSPRHRAKQPEGTKKKPSSATPVASSGNSRPDRGGAHQLPSRTGGKTPPGKLAERKARSLDEGASRDAPKLQKRALSHADLFGDESEDEGLGPGPAAPPALPCLSSSSDSDSDSDSDSDSDRSLGCSPAQGPRKRLKAPQPPCPAPAPAPTSPSPSSSSSSGAGGDVDYSALEKEVDFDSDPLEECLRIFNESTSVKTEDRGRRARQPPKEEKAEAQGHSGLTTLFPGQKRRISHLSKQGREAEPGRRGPAPPARPPTAQEVCYRRAQQAQRDSAAWLQATQQPAEKPSSSVHISAPGEKRRIAHVPNPRLAAAPTGAKRTLAASSGQPPNGPEPGGQPLKARTLSGMASKTTATVTPKRVAHSPSLQSLKKPIIPKEFXGKVPTVIRQRYLNLFIEECLKFCSSNQEAVREGALNEEKVAYDRSPSKNIYLNVAVNTLKKLRGLVPSSTPGLNKTSGRRVVSHEMVLGGKLATKTSFSLSRPSSPRVEDLKGAALYGRLKEYLLTEDQLKENGYPFPHPERPGGAVIFTAEDKKPKDSACRICCRCGTEYLVSSSGRCVREEECYYHWGRLRRNRVAGGWETQYTCCSAAIGSAGCQVAKQHVQDGRKENLEGFVKTFDKELSEDAHPGVYALDCEMSYTTYGLELTRVTVVDTDMRVVYDTFVKPDNEIVDYNTRFSGVTEADLVDTSISLRDVQAVLLSMFSADTVLIGHSLESDLLALKVIHSTVVDTAVLFPHRLGLPYKRSLRNLMADYLRRIIQDNVDGHSSSEDASACMHLVIWKIREDAKTKR